A single window of Zea mays cultivar B73 chromosome 10, Zm-B73-REFERENCE-NAM-5.0, whole genome shotgun sequence DNA harbors:
- the LOC103640950 gene encoding condensin-2 complex subunit D3, protein MDADEMDLDSPSSASPAPASGSLPTVLSELAALHRRASSSSVTSPPLSLPSITFLSSSPAAVASIFPRLAEAGVPASSLLPPLEASLSAHPLPAAVAYLRLLLAPASPLLTLFSPLPFLSLLLVIRKAASSFSGAGSAASNPSSVSGGAANPRKRKNQRQKPAAAPPAAPSLLPKALSLLADAAGRLPLGAHPDARRSLVDTAAELTAFDVLTAVLGSDYHAGAVQDVIRALAPVVLSAAKSAARVAAVQFIVRNLVPLGAEEGEEAVRKAVGYLPRYLAVKAPDKAEARALAVEAIVEVVRALEADGREGFAGYVVAMARGKAKGRLLAVDLVLALLPVLLPFEGDACDMEEGSWGLKCLRVLVEKCSDSVGGVRARALINAAQALDILSERGVEVDRLQEVMRIGDMKLGELLRRRCTDDKAAVRKAALVLITKAIGLIGRPIDDSLLCAMGAACSDPLVSIRKAALAAISEVFRKFPDEKVMKEWLQSVPPLVIDSETSIQEECENLFLELVLNRICQAANVSLDDDFITLEEVFPEGTLDLLKSICDGEVAPCIKKICASLGKKRKLKPLLASSLQNIITLSESLWLRRCKPIENWTAPIGSWWLLSEVSSFAPKSVNWKFLSHHWKLLDNVGKDERGKACSQVEPNSALWAVNRVSLLQTISNVSMELPVEPAAELAHSLLTRIEDFDMNLSEVDAHVKSLKTLCKRKAKTAKEGDALILKWAQQLIRSAFDILDQYIKEASESARGHSFITPMTGKCKGMKQTSASKSTSQAVVAVFTVGSLILACPIANVKDITPLLHTIVTSGNSEPRPKNLVGGTISFKELAPSLYIQSWDTLAKICLVDEKVAKRYIPIFVQELERSDMATLRNNIMIAMADFYVRYTALVDCYMPKITKSLRDPCEVVRRQTFILLSKLLQRDYVKWRGVLFLRFLPSLVDESEKIRHLADYLFGNILKAKAPLLAYNSFIEAIYVLNDCTGHGVYSDSQSQGSLDRRPALFAIRGTDESTRSKRMHIYVSLLKQMAPEHLLATSAKLCAEILAAVCDGLLSVDDAGGRAVLQDALQILACKEMRIHPNILSENSEMDEEGGEGGGTASALLAAKGRAVTQVAKKNLIQIAVPIFIELKRLLESKNSPLIGCLMECLRALLKDYKNEMEEILVADKQLQRELLYDMHKYEAGKGKGKAAAQAEAEAGAGAGLSGIGRSPAVRSVLKEVNRKTTPTQPLHSMSVPKVKSILGSAGPGSGRPDVLQSVRRLQPFESDDES, encoded by the exons ATGGACGCCGATGAGATGGACCTCGACTCCCCATCCTCGGCCTCCCCCGCGCCCGCCTCCGGCTCCCTCCCCACCGTCCTCTCTGAGCTCGCCGCCCTCCACCGCCGCGCGTCTTCCTCCTCCGTCACCTCCCCGCCCTTGTCCCTGCCCTCCATCACATTCCTCTCCTCCAGCCCCGCAGCCGTCGCGTCCATCTTCCCTCGCCTCGCCGAGGCCGGCGTCCCCGCATCCTCCTTGCTGCCCCCGCTCGAGGCCTCGCTCTCCGCGCACCCGCTCCCCGCAGCCGTCGCCTACCTCCGCCTCCTCCTCGCCCCGGCCTCCCCGCTTCTCACCCTCTTCTCCCCGCTTCCATTCCTCTCCCTCCTCCTCGTCATCCGCAAGGCCGCCTCCTCCTTCTCCGGAGCCGGCAGCGCCGCCTCCAACCCTAGCTCCGTTTCCGGCGGCGCCGCCAACCCCCGCAAGCGCAAGAACCAGCGCCAAAAGCCAGCAGCGGCTCCGCCGGCGGCGCCGTCGCTGCTCCCGAAGGCGCTCTCCCTGCTGGCGGACGCCGCGGGGAGGCTGCCGCTCGGGGCCCACCCGGACGCGCGGCGGTCGCTCGTCGATACCGCCGCGGAGCTCACGGCGTTTGACGTCCTCACCGCTGTCCTTGGATCCGACTACCACGCCGGGGCGGTGCAGGACGTGATACGAGCGCTGGCCCCTGTGGTGCTCTCGGCCGCGAAATCCGCAGCACGGGTGGCTGCGGTGCAGTTCATTGTGAGGAACTTGGTGCCTTTGGGCGCCGAGGAAGGAGAGGAAGCAGTTAGGAAGGCAGTGGGGTACCTTCCTAGGTACTTGGCCGTAAAGGCACCGGACAAGGCGGAGGCCAGGGCACTGGCGGTGGAAGCGATAGTCGAGGTGGTGCGGGCATTGGAGGCAGATGGAAGGGAGGGATTTGCAGGGTATGTTGTGGCCATGGCAAGGGGCAAGGCAAAGGGACGACTGCTTGCTGTGGATTTGGTCCTTGCCTTGCTGCCAGTGCTGTTACCATTTGAAGGGGATGCCTGTGATATGGAGGAGGGCTCTTGGGGGCTGAAGTGTCTGCGGGTGTTGGTGGAGAAGTGCTCAGATAGTGTGGGAGGGGTTCGAGCTCGGGCATTAATAAATGCAGCCCAGGCGCTTGATATTTTGTCTGAGAGAGGTGTGGAGGTTGACCGGTTGCAGGAGGTGATGAGGATTGGGGACATGAAGCTTGGGGAATTGCTGAGACGACGCTGCACCGATGATAAGGCTGCTGTGAGGAAGGCTGCGCTTGTGCTCATCACAAAGGCGATTGGTTTGATTGGGAGACCCATAGATGACTCTCTTCTTTGTGCAATGGGTGCTGCATGCTCTGATCCATTAGTCAGCATCCGCAAGGCTGCTCTTGCTGCCATCTCAGAGGTGTTTAGGAAATTTCCTGATGAGAAAGTGATGAAAGAGTGGCTTCAATCTGTGCCTCCACTGGTGATTGATAGTGAGACAAGCATCCAGGAGGAATGTGAAAACTTGTTTCTTGAACTGGTGCTTAACAGGATCTGCCAAGCTGCCAATGTGAGCTTAGATGATGATTTCATCACCTTGGAGGAAGTTTTCCCTGAAGGGACACTAGATTTGCTGAAAAGCATCTGTGATGGAGAGGTTGCTCCATGCATAAAGAAGATATGTGCAAGCCTTGGCAAGAAGAGGAAGCTGAAACCACTACTTGCTAGTTCTCTGCAGAACATCATAACACTATCTGAATCCTTGTGGTTGAGACGTTGTAAGCCAATCGAAAATTGGACTGCACCTATTGGGTCCTGGTGGCTTCTTTCCGAGGTCTCATCATTCGCGCCAAAATCAGTTAACTGGAAGTTCCTCTCCCACCACTGGAAACTCCTTGACAATGTTGGCAAAGACGAAAGAGGTAAAGCTTGTTCTCAGGTGGAACCAAACTCTGCGCTCTGGGCAGTTAATCGTGTATCACTCTTGCAAACCATTTCAAATGTCTCCATGGAGCTGCCAGTGGAACCTGCTGCAGAATTGGCACACAGCTTGCTCACAAGGATCGAGGATTTTGATATGAACCTTAGTGAG GTTGATGCACATGTAAAATCACTGAAAACTTTGTGTAAAAGGAAAGCAAAAACAGCTAAGGAAGGTGATGCACTGATCCTGAAGTGGGCGCAGCAACTTATCCGTAGTGCTTTTGACATCCTTGACCAGTACATAAAAGAGGCATCAGAATCAGCCAGGGGTCACAGTTTCATTACTCCTATGACTGGTAAATGCAAGGGAATGAAACAGACATCTGCATCGAAGTCAACATCACAAGCAGTTGTTGCTGTGTTCACTGTTGGATCACTGATCCTAGCTTGCCCTATTGCCAATGTGAAGGACATCACCCCTTTGCTACACACAATCGTAACTTCTGGAAATTCTGAGCCAAGGCCAAAAAACCTTGTTGGCGGGACCATTTCTTTCAAAGAGTTAGCTCCATCATTATATATACAATCCTGGGATACATTAGCAAAAATATGCCTTGTAGATGAAAAAGTGGCCAAACGGTATATTCCAATTTTTGTTCAG GAGCTTGAGAGGAGTGATATGGCTACCCTTCGTAATAATATCATGATTGCGATGGCAGACTTCTATGTCCGTTATACTGCATTGGTTGACTG TTATATGCCAAAAATAACAAAATCACTACGTGATCCCTGTGAAGTAGTACGGAGACAAACATTTATCCTACTCTCTAAGTTATTGCAG agggACTATGTAAAGTGGAGAGGGGTTCTCTTCCTTCGATTTCTGCCATCTTTAGTTGATGAGTCTGAGAAGATTAGGCATTTGGCGGACTACCTCTTCGGGAACATCTTAAAAG CTAAAGCGCCACTTCTTGCATACAATAGTTTCATTGAAGCTATATATGTTCTAAACGATTGCACTGGACATGGTGTATATAGCGACTCTCAGTCTCAGGGAAGTTTAGACAGAAGACCTGCCCTTTTTGCAATTCG TGGCACTGATGAAAGCACGAGGTCAAAGAGAATGCACATTTATGTCTCTTTGCTGAAACAAATGGCACCAGAGCATCTTTTAGCCACGTCGGCCAAGTTATGTGCTGAGATCTTGGCAGCTGTTTGCGATGGCTTGCTCAGTGTTGATGATGCTGGTGGAAGGGCTGTACTTCAG GATGCTCTGCAGATACTGGCTTGCAAGGAGATGCGCATCCACCCCAACATCTTATCAGAGAATTCCGAGATGGACGAGGAAGGCGGTGAGGGCGGAGGAACAGCCAGCGCGCTCCTGGCGGCCAAAGGGAGGGCGGTGACCCAGGTCGCTAAGAAGAACCTGATCCAGATCGCCGTCCCGATCTTCATCGAGCTGAAGCGGCTGCTGGAGAGCAAGAACAGCCCGCTGATCGGGTGCCTGATGGAGTGCCTGCGCGCGCTGCTCAAGGACTACAAGAACGAGATGGAGGAGATCCTGGTGGCGGACAAGCAGCTCCAGCGTGAGCTCCTCTACGACATGCACAAGTACGAGGCAGGCAAGGGGAAGGGCAAGGCTGCGGcgcaggccgaggccgaggccggggccggggccggtcTTAGCGGCATCGGCAGGTCCCCGGCTGTCAGGTCGGTGCTGAAGGAGGTGAACCGGAAGACGACGCCGACGCAACCGCTGCACTCGATGAGTGTGCCCAAGGTGAAGTCCATTCTGGGGAGCGCCGGGCCGGGCTCTGGTCGCCCCGATGTCCTCCAGTCGGTCAGGCGGCTTCAGCCGTTTGAATCGGACGATGAGAGTTAG